The proteins below come from a single Pseudomonadota bacterium genomic window:
- the paaK gene encoding phenylacetate--CoA ligase PaaK has protein sequence MVTRVVDSKRLDPIETASLDALRGLQLERLQATLRHTYANVAPFRERCQAQQIHPDDLRQLEDLARFPFTTKADLREHYPFGLFAVGREQVIRLHASSGTTGRPTVVGYTQQDIDTWADLVARSIRASGGEAGDRIHVAYGYGLFTGGLGAHYGAERLGATVIPMSGGQTPRQVQLIGDFEPDIIMCTPSYLLNIADEFERQGKAMPSSTLQVGILGAEPWGEPMRQQLEARAGLEAIDIYGLSEVIGPGVANECIESKDGPVIWEDHFYPEVVDPQTGVPVADGEVGELVFTSLTKQALPIIRYRTRDLTRLLPGTSRTMRRMEKITGRCDDMLIIRGVNVFPSQIEERVLAVPGLAPHYQLHLRREGAMDVLSVHVEPVSPAAASDDTLGANLAAQIKDYVGVSAEVLVQALGSVPRSEGKAVRVVDHRD, from the coding sequence ATGGTGACCCGCGTCGTCGACTCCAAGCGCCTCGACCCCATCGAGACGGCCAGCCTGGATGCCCTGCGTGGGCTCCAGCTCGAACGCCTGCAGGCCACCCTGCGCCACACCTACGCCAACGTCGCGCCCTTCCGCGAACGTTGCCAGGCGCAGCAGATCCATCCGGATGATCTGCGCCAGCTCGAAGACCTGGCGCGCTTTCCCTTCACCACCAAGGCGGACCTGCGCGAGCACTACCCCTTCGGCCTCTTCGCCGTGGGGCGTGAGCAGGTGATCCGTCTGCACGCCTCGAGCGGGACCACCGGGCGGCCGACGGTGGTCGGCTACACCCAGCAGGACATCGATACCTGGGCCGACCTCGTCGCGCGGTCCATCCGCGCCAGTGGTGGTGAGGCCGGAGATCGCATCCACGTGGCCTACGGCTACGGCTTGTTTACGGGCGGCTTAGGCGCTCACTACGGTGCCGAGCGTCTCGGTGCCACCGTGATCCCCATGTCGGGCGGGCAAACGCCGCGCCAGGTGCAGCTGATCGGTGACTTCGAGCCCGACATCATCATGTGCACACCCTCGTACCTGTTGAACATCGCCGACGAGTTCGAACGTCAGGGCAAGGCCATGCCGTCATCGACACTACAGGTAGGCATCCTCGGCGCCGAGCCTTGGGGCGAACCCATGCGCCAACAGCTCGAGGCCCGCGCCGGCCTGGAGGCGATCGACATCTACGGCCTGTCGGAGGTGATCGGCCCCGGGGTGGCGAACGAGTGCATCGAGTCCAAGGACGGCCCGGTCATCTGGGAGGATCACTTCTACCCCGAGGTGGTGGACCCGCAAACCGGTGTGCCGGTCGCCGACGGCGAGGTGGGCGAGCTCGTGTTCACCTCGCTCACCAAGCAGGCCCTACCGATCATCCGCTATCGCACGCGAGATCTCACCCGACTCCTACCGGGTACCTCGAGGACGATGCGCCGGATGGAGAAGATCACCGGGCGCTGCGACGACATGCTGATCATCCGCGGCGTGAACGTGTTCCCGAGCCAGATCGAGGAACGGGTGCTGGCCGTGCCTGGCCTCGCGCCTCACTACCAGCTGCACCTGCGGCGGGAAGGGGCGATGGATGTGCTGAGCGTGCACGTGGAGCCCGTGTCGCCCGCGGCCGCCAGCGACGACACCTTAGGCGCAAACCTCGCCGCCCAGATCAAGGACTACGTAGGCGTCTCCGCCGAAGTCCTGGTGCAGGCGCTGGGCAGCGTGCCGCGCTCGGAAGGCAAGGCGGTGCGTGTGGTGGATCATCGCGACTAG
- a CDS encoding coproporphyrinogen III oxidase → MNSEKQVTARSGAAAAALATVQGLQQRFVAGLEALAAARGSGQRFSAVDWLRDEGRHGGGERYETGEGDVFWRGSVNVSQVHYDDTPEKQLGSANAISTIIHPRHPLAPSVHIHVSFTERKDGAAYWRVMADLNPSHPHADDTGRFLQALETAAPEEFEGAKAQGERYFYIPALERHRGVAHFYLEHYFTDDPAADVALAQGVGEAAIDSYLAILGDALGRSAEPTTEQRAAQLAYHTVYLFQVLTLDRGTTSGLLVHDQNDVGIMGSLPPFVDAGLLSSWIARMSPPQDGLLRSLIEALGQDAGVCPVDESRKQKLAAAVRRHYQHHPKALDMQAAGDVVPPTVANHQPA, encoded by the coding sequence ATGAACAGCGAGAAGCAGGTGACCGCGCGCTCGGGCGCGGCGGCAGCGGCCTTGGCCACGGTGCAGGGGCTGCAACAGCGGTTCGTCGCCGGCCTGGAAGCTCTGGCGGCAGCCCGCGGCAGCGGTCAGCGCTTCAGTGCCGTCGATTGGCTGCGCGATGAGGGGCGTCACGGTGGCGGTGAGCGCTACGAGACGGGCGAGGGCGATGTCTTCTGGCGCGGCTCGGTCAACGTCTCCCAGGTGCACTACGACGACACGCCCGAGAAGCAGCTCGGCTCGGCCAATGCCATCTCCACCATCATCCACCCGCGCCACCCGCTCGCGCCCTCCGTGCACATTCACGTGAGCTTCACCGAGCGCAAGGACGGGGCCGCGTACTGGCGCGTGATGGCGGACCTCAATCCGTCCCACCCCCACGCGGACGACACGGGGCGCTTCCTGCAGGCGCTCGAGACGGCGGCGCCGGAGGAGTTCGAAGGCGCCAAGGCCCAGGGCGAGCGCTACTTCTATATCCCGGCCCTCGAACGCCATCGCGGCGTCGCGCACTTCTACCTCGAGCACTACTTCACGGACGATCCGGCCGCCGATGTGGCCCTCGCCCAGGGGGTCGGGGAGGCAGCCATCGACAGCTACCTCGCCATCCTGGGAGATGCCCTGGGAAGGTCGGCCGAGCCCACCACCGAGCAGCGTGCTGCTCAGCTGGCCTACCACACGGTGTACCTCTTCCAGGTGCTGACCCTGGATCGCGGCACCACCAGCGGCCTGCTGGTCCACGACCAGAACGATGTGGGCATCATGGGTTCCCTGCCGCCGTTCGTGGATGCGGGCCTGCTGTCCTCCTGGATCGCACGTATGTCGCCGCCGCAGGATGGCTTGCTGCGCAGCTTGATCGAAGCCCTCGGCCAGGACGCGGGTGTCTGCCCAGTGGATGAGTCACGCAAGCAGAAGCTGGCGGCCGCCGTTAGGCGTCACTACCAGCACCACCCCAAGGCGCTCGACATGCAGGCCGCGGGCGATGTGGTGCCGCCCACGGTGGCGAACCACCAACCCGCCTGA
- a CDS encoding GNAT family N-acetyltransferase, with amino-acid sequence MSDIEVRLLEASDAAVLQRIAQDVFDGPPFAPLTHEFLTDPRHHLAVAMCAGEVVGFASGVHYVHPDKPPELWINEVGVTPAMQRRGIGRALLDCLAEHAVALGCREAWVLADSDNAVARRFYEALGGEASPAVMYSFDLGD; translated from the coding sequence GTGTCCGATATCGAAGTGCGCTTGCTCGAGGCCAGCGACGCGGCCGTGTTGCAGAGGATCGCGCAGGACGTCTTCGACGGCCCGCCCTTCGCGCCACTTACGCACGAATTCCTCACCGATCCGCGCCATCACCTGGCGGTGGCCATGTGCGCCGGGGAGGTGGTGGGCTTTGCCTCCGGGGTACACTACGTGCATCCGGACAAGCCGCCGGAACTGTGGATCAACGAGGTGGGCGTGACGCCAGCGATGCAGCGGCGTGGTATCGGCCGCGCACTGCTCGACTGCTTGGCCGAACACGCCGTTGCCCTCGGGTGTCGCGAGGCGTGGGTGCTCGCCGATTCGGACAACGCCGTCGCCCGCCGCTTCTACGAGGCGCTCGGCGGGGAGGCCTCACCCGCCGTCATGTACAGCTTCGATCTCGGCGACTGA
- the soxR gene encoding redox-sensitive transcriptional activator SoxR, producing MAEQKDADSPTPRLPPQDWLTIGDVAARTGLAVSAIRYYEEEGLVNPVRTHGNQRRYRRSDVRRLSFIIIAQQLGFALGDIRERLNALPDSRTPTRRDWQRISRAFRDDIDARIEILKRTAERLDGCIGCGCLSLKHCRLYNPDDRAAAKGPGARWLLGEPDE from the coding sequence ATGGCCGAGCAGAAAGACGCGGACTCGCCGACACCGCGCCTACCGCCCCAGGACTGGCTGACGATAGGGGACGTGGCCGCCCGAACGGGCCTCGCCGTGTCCGCTATCCGCTACTACGAGGAGGAGGGCCTGGTGAACCCCGTACGCACCCACGGCAACCAAAGGCGCTACCGCCGCTCGGACGTGCGTCGCCTCTCCTTCATCATCATCGCCCAGCAGCTCGGCTTCGCCCTCGGTGACATCCGCGAACGCCTGAACGCCCTGCCCGACAGCCGCACGCCCACGCGCCGCGACTGGCAACGTATCAGCCGCGCCTTTCGCGACGACATCGACGCACGAATAGAGATCTTGAAACGCACCGCAGAGCGCCTGGACGGCTGCATCGGCTGCGGCTGCCTCTCCTTGAAGCACTGCCGCCTCTACAACCCCGACGACCGCGCCGCGGCTAAGGGGCCCGGCGCCCGCTGGCTCCTCGGCGAGCCCGACGAGTAG
- a CDS encoding isocitrate/isopropylmalate family dehydrogenase translates to MAEKIEVSGPLVILHGDEMAQVAFERILEQFVTSRLAMPLVEFDLSAENRLLTNGVVVTEAIDALKQCGVGVKNAGMTVNRRQLDELLAKHPHVQEGSLHRLATRSPNGAIRKGIGGNITREDILFHNIEISRPGWVGRDIEVDTMETGGIKDSANGLSEVSGVVKLLFVGAGGDPVELHRRDIWRGDPWLIASNDMDEVRAWAHRFFARALDEKRDVYLGLKDTVIPGYDGVMRAAIEEIYEEHYKDRLAAAGLSYYYELIDAQAARIVANPPERALWGVPDNTTGRKLYKLVTRLKRFGIPQREAHVSISRMSAGGGDQYGSFNAAAPEDGMIKVVIDGVEKHARKVRQGDPILLMHNDREAIKDWVTQVFRDASRKDKEVYFGLKREYMEYDDVFSTVIAEVRKELAAHGTRMPSFMIMRPSRQLTKMITDPPRNALYPAQNLDGDIFSDISAALGGSLATASSIIESNDGTMLFEAPHGTAHDLFLRYVESEGKEAHFNSSALIFAVANALQTRADRDHNEPLSAYAKQLKQALIDTVGDYIVTPDLRGKTNAPDREQLVDMQGFLDAIEARLEQSDSV, encoded by the coding sequence ATGGCAGAGAAGATCGAGGTTTCCGGCCCCCTGGTAATCCTCCACGGCGACGAGATGGCCCAGGTGGCCTTCGAACGCATCCTGGAGCAGTTCGTCACCTCGCGCCTGGCCATGCCCCTGGTGGAGTTCGATCTCTCCGCCGAGAATCGGTTGCTCACGAACGGTGTGGTGGTCACCGAGGCCATCGATGCCCTGAAGCAGTGCGGTGTCGGCGTGAAGAACGCGGGTATGACCGTCAACCGGCGCCAGCTGGACGAGCTCCTCGCCAAGCACCCGCACGTACAGGAAGGGTCCCTCCATCGCCTCGCCACGCGCTCACCCAACGGCGCCATCCGCAAGGGCATCGGCGGCAACATCACGCGCGAGGACATCCTCTTCCACAACATCGAGATCAGCCGCCCCGGTTGGGTGGGGCGCGACATCGAAGTGGATACGATGGAGACGGGGGGTATCAAGGACAGCGCCAACGGCCTCTCCGAGGTGTCTGGTGTGGTCAAGCTGCTCTTCGTGGGCGCGGGCGGTGATCCCGTGGAGCTGCACCGGCGTGACATCTGGCGCGGTGACCCCTGGCTGATCGCCAGCAATGACATGGATGAGGTGCGCGCATGGGCGCATCGCTTCTTCGCTCGGGCTCTCGATGAGAAGCGCGATGTCTACCTCGGCCTCAAGGACACGGTGATCCCGGGCTACGACGGTGTCATGCGCGCGGCGATCGAGGAGATCTACGAGGAGCACTACAAGGATCGTCTGGCGGCCGCCGGCCTGTCCTACTATTACGAGCTCATCGATGCGCAAGCTGCGCGCATCGTGGCCAACCCCCCGGAGCGCGCCCTGTGGGGCGTGCCCGACAACACCACGGGGCGCAAGCTCTACAAGCTCGTGACCCGCCTGAAGCGCTTCGGCATTCCCCAGCGCGAGGCGCACGTCTCGATCTCGCGCATGAGCGCGGGCGGCGGTGATCAGTACGGCAGCTTCAATGCCGCAGCCCCTGAAGACGGCATGATCAAGGTGGTCATCGACGGGGTGGAGAAGCACGCGCGCAAGGTGCGCCAGGGCGACCCCATTCTGCTCATGCACAACGATCGCGAGGCGATCAAGGACTGGGTGACGCAGGTCTTCCGCGATGCCTCGCGCAAGGACAAGGAGGTCTACTTCGGCCTCAAGCGCGAGTACATGGAGTACGACGACGTCTTCAGCACCGTCATCGCCGAGGTGCGCAAGGAGCTGGCCGCCCATGGCACGCGCATGCCGTCCTTCATGATCATGCGCCCGTCGCGCCAGCTGACGAAGATGATCACCGACCCACCGCGCAACGCCCTCTACCCGGCGCAGAACCTCGACGGCGACATCTTCTCGGACATCTCCGCAGCCCTCGGCGGCAGCCTCGCCACGGCGAGTTCCATCATAGAGAGCAACGACGGCACCATGCTCTTCGAGGCGCCCCACGGCACGGCCCACGACCTCTTCCTGCGCTACGTGGAAAGCGAGGGCAAGGAGGCGCACTTCAACTCCTCCGCCCTGATCTTTGCCGTGGCCAACGCCCTGCAAACCCGCGCCGACCGCGACCACAACGAGCCGCTCAGCGCCTACGCCAAGCAGCTCAAGCAGGCCCTGATCGACACGGTGGGCGACTACATCGTGACGCCCGATCTGCGCGGCAAGACCAACGCCCCCGATCGCGAGCAGCTGGTGGACATGCAGGGCTTTCTCGACGCCATCGAAGCGCGCCTCGAGCAGTCGGATTCCGTGTAG
- a CDS encoding TetR/AcrR family transcriptional regulator, which translates to MSRRAARPGAGVSAKGEERLKQILEAARSTLIEEGYHGLTMRAVADRCGITVGNLTYYYATKQHLLRDLLTHVRHQYELAFEEVLAGVPSAPRDQLEAIVRYIFSDLGSPETTAFFPELWAMANHDQDAAHFMDEIYRWEREVLGESIAAMRPDLSRAVVRRLALFASATMEGHTMFVGHGKSHARQRRAAENVVVSAIMHVVENTPQAGGKA; encoded by the coding sequence GTGAGCCGACGGGCAGCACGTCCCGGGGCCGGCGTTTCCGCCAAAGGTGAGGAGCGCCTGAAGCAAATCCTCGAGGCGGCCAGATCCACCCTCATCGAAGAGGGCTACCACGGGCTCACCATGCGCGCCGTCGCCGATCGTTGCGGAATCACCGTTGGGAATCTCACCTACTACTACGCCACCAAGCAACACCTCCTGCGGGACTTGCTCACGCACGTGCGCCACCAGTACGAGCTGGCCTTCGAGGAGGTGCTGGCAGGGGTGCCGTCGGCGCCGAGAGATCAGCTCGAGGCGATCGTGCGCTACATCTTCTCCGACCTCGGCTCCCCGGAGACCACGGCCTTCTTCCCCGAGCTGTGGGCCATGGCCAACCACGACCAGGACGCCGCGCACTTCATGGACGAGATCTACCGCTGGGAACGCGAGGTGCTCGGCGAGAGCATCGCCGCGATGCGCCCGGATCTCAGCCGCGCCGTGGTGCGCCGCCTCGCCCTCTTCGCCTCGGCCACGATGGAGGGCCACACCATGTTCGTCGGCCACGGCAAGTCCCACGCGCGGCAACGGCGCGCAGCCGAAAACGTGGTGGTGAGCGCCATCATGCACGTGGTCGAGAACACGCCGCAGGCCGGCGGCAAGGCATAA
- a CDS encoding DUF302 domain-containing protein, protein MRRFIMSLCAASVLLGAGQVSLAAHDAALVTRESAHSVAETLDRLEAIVREKGFTVFARIDHAAGAAKVEKSLRPTQLLIFGNPKVGTALMSSAQSVGLDLPIRVVAYEDAHGTVHLAYTAPAALAARHHIGDRDEVVKRMSKALAGFTAAAAAP, encoded by the coding sequence ATGCGTCGATTCATCATGAGCCTGTGTGCCGCCAGCGTCCTGCTCGGCGCGGGCCAGGTCAGCCTCGCTGCGCACGACGCGGCGTTGGTCACGCGCGAGAGCGCCCACTCGGTCGCCGAGACCCTCGATCGCCTGGAGGCGATCGTGCGTGAGAAGGGCTTCACCGTGTTCGCGCGCATCGATCACGCGGCCGGGGCGGCGAAGGTGGAGAAGTCCCTGCGGCCCACGCAACTGCTGATCTTCGGCAACCCCAAAGTGGGGACGGCGCTCATGAGCAGCGCGCAAAGCGTCGGCCTGGATCTGCCGATCCGGGTGGTGGCCTACGAAGATGCGCACGGCACCGTCCACCTGGCCTACACCGCGCCCGCCGCCCTCGCGGCGCGCCATCACATCGGCGATCGCGATGAGGTGGTCAAGCGCATGAGCAAGGCCTTGGCCGGCTTCACGGCGGCTGCCGCCGCGCCGTAG